Proteins encoded within one genomic window of Enterococcus haemoperoxidus ATCC BAA-382:
- a CDS encoding HdeD family acid-resistance protein, producing MNETSKRGIDWGSLILGVLFVLTALVSFQDPAGNLIAIVMVFAIFAILKGIFEIFARNRMKELTGYKAYAPIVLGVIDIIIGVYFLFNLNIGVAALPFIFAIWFILDSVFGLFALDLAKSVSTGYFWFTLVVDVLGIILGIMLLMNPLSSALTLSFLVGFYFMLFGITHIVYAFR from the coding sequence ATGAATGAAACAAGCAAAAGAGGTATAGACTGGGGTTCATTGATTCTAGGAGTTCTATTTGTTTTAACAGCGTTAGTATCATTTCAAGATCCGGCTGGAAATTTAATTGCAATCGTAATGGTTTTCGCTATATTTGCGATTTTGAAAGGAATCTTTGAAATTTTCGCCCGTAACAGAATGAAGGAATTAACAGGATACAAAGCGTATGCTCCAATTGTTTTAGGTGTAATCGATATTATTATCGGTGTGTATTTCTTATTTAACTTAAATATCGGAGTTGCAGCCTTACCGTTTATATTTGCGATTTGGTTTATCTTAGACTCTGTTTTTGGCTTATTCGCTTTAGATTTAGCGAAATCAGTTAGCACTGGTTACTTCTGGTTTACATTAGTCGTGGATGTTTTGGGTATCATTTTAGGTATAATGTTATTGATGAATCCTTTATCATCTGCACTAACATTAAGTTTTCTAGTTGGATTTTATTTTATGCTTTTTGGTATCACACATATCGTTTACGCATTTAGATAA
- a CDS encoding PadR family transcriptional regulator, producing the protein MDATQMLKGLLEGCILKIIQKKTVYGYEMITLLSEYGLNMVSEGSIYPILLKLQKQQLITGEMHPSSEGPKRKYYSLTSTGEAYLQQFEKQWLLVSTGVNNILENEGLK; encoded by the coding sequence TTGGACGCGACCCAAATGCTAAAAGGATTGCTCGAAGGCTGTATCTTGAAAATCATTCAAAAAAAAACAGTTTACGGCTATGAAATGATTACTCTATTATCAGAGTATGGTTTGAATATGGTCAGTGAAGGAAGTATTTATCCCATTTTGCTCAAACTCCAAAAACAACAATTGATCACTGGGGAAATGCACCCTTCTTCTGAAGGTCCGAAGCGTAAATACTACTCTTTAACATCCACTGGCGAAGCCTATTTACAACAATTTGAAAAACAATGGTTATTGGTCTCAACAGGCGTAAATAACATTTTAGAAAACGAGGGTTTAAAATGA
- a CDS encoding DUF956 family protein, translating to MVQSLNTQVDFITDATAFTGLTDYGKIMIGDKGFEFYNSRDSRKFVQIPWEEVDYVIASVMFKGKWIPRYAIQTKKNGTFTFSSKQPKKVLKEMQEYVAPDHMVQSLGFFDVIKRAFRSIGKKKG from the coding sequence ATGGTTCAATCGCTGAATACACAAGTAGATTTCATAACGGATGCCACCGCTTTTACAGGACTTACAGATTACGGGAAAATTATGATCGGCGACAAAGGTTTTGAATTTTACAATTCCCGTGACAGCCGAAAATTTGTTCAAATTCCGTGGGAGGAAGTTGATTATGTGATCGCTTCAGTCATGTTTAAAGGGAAATGGATTCCACGCTACGCAATCCAGACTAAGAAAAATGGAACGTTTACGTTTTCGTCTAAGCAGCCTAAAAAAGTGCTTAAGGAAATGCAGGAATATGTAGCACCTGATCATATGGTGCAGTCATTAGGCTTTTTTGATGTAATCAAACGTGCATTTCGTTCGATAGGTAAGAAAAAAGGTTAA
- a CDS encoding PTS system mannose/fructose/sorbose family transporter subunit IID, whose amino-acid sequence MAEKIELTKKDRLAVAWRSTFIQGSWNYERMQNGGWAFSMIPAIKKLYKTKEDQSAALKRHLEFFNTHPYIASPILGVTLALEEERANGAPVDDVAIQGVKVGMMGPLAGVGDPVFWFTIRPMLGALGASLAIGGNILGPIIFFVAWNLIRWGFMWYTQEFGYKAGSKITEDLSGGLLQDVTKGASILGMFVLAALVQRWVSIKFIPVVSTVKLDKGAYVEWDKLPINGEGLQKAFEEVGSGKALSAMKVTTLQNNLDQLIPGLAALLLTFFCMWLLKKKVSPIVIILGLFVVGVLGHVIGLL is encoded by the coding sequence ATGGCAGAAAAAATTGAATTAACAAAAAAAGATCGTTTAGCCGTTGCATGGCGCTCTACATTCATCCAAGGTTCTTGGAACTATGAACGTATGCAAAATGGTGGTTGGGCATTCTCAATGATCCCAGCGATCAAAAAATTATATAAAACAAAAGAAGATCAATCAGCAGCATTAAAACGTCACTTAGAGTTCTTTAACACGCATCCATACATTGCTTCACCAATTCTAGGGGTAACGTTAGCACTAGAAGAAGAACGTGCCAACGGCGCACCTGTTGATGATGTAGCGATTCAAGGGGTTAAAGTTGGGATGATGGGTCCTTTGGCCGGTGTTGGTGATCCAGTATTCTGGTTTACGATTCGTCCGATGTTAGGTGCTTTGGGTGCTTCTCTTGCAATTGGCGGAAATATCCTTGGCCCAATCATTTTCTTTGTTGCTTGGAACTTAATTCGCTGGGGATTTATGTGGTATACACAAGAATTTGGCTATAAAGCTGGTTCTAAAATCACTGAAGACCTTTCAGGTGGTTTACTACAAGATGTAACAAAAGGTGCTTCGATTCTTGGTATGTTTGTACTGGCAGCGCTCGTACAGCGGTGGGTATCGATCAAGTTTATACCAGTAGTTTCTACAGTTAAATTGGATAAAGGTGCATACGTTGAATGGGATAAACTTCCAATCAATGGCGAAGGTCTACAAAAAGCATTTGAAGAAGTTGGCTCAGGTAAAGCATTATCTGCAATGAAAGTAACAACATTGCAAAATAACTTAGATCAATTGATTCCTGGTTTAGCGGCGTTATTACTTACATTCTTTTGTATGTGGTTATTGAAGAAAAAAGTTTCGCCAATCGTTATCATTCTTGGTTTATTCGTAGTCGGCGTACTTGGCCACGTAATCGGATTATTATAA
- a CDS encoding PTS mannose/fructose/sorbose transporter subunit IIC yields the protein MSIITIILVILVAFLAGMEGILDEFQFHQPLVACTLIGLVTGNLEAGIVLGGTLQMIALGWANIGAAVAPDAALASVASAIILVLGGQGVKGVPSAIAIAVPLAVAGLFLTMIVRTLAVPIVHMMDAAAEKGDIRKIEMLHILAVCMQGIRIAIPAAALLFIPAETVQSALESMPAWLTEGMAIGGGMVVAVGYALVINMMATKEVWPFFIIGFVVAAISQLTLIALGALGVALALIYLNLSKMGGSSNGSGGGSNTGDPLGDILNDY from the coding sequence ATGTCTATTATAACAATTATTTTAGTAATTTTAGTTGCCTTTCTAGCTGGTATGGAAGGAATTCTTGATGAATTCCAATTTCATCAACCGTTAGTGGCATGTACCTTGATCGGTTTAGTAACTGGTAACTTGGAAGCAGGTATCGTTCTTGGTGGAACGTTACAAATGATCGCACTTGGTTGGGCGAACATCGGAGCCGCAGTAGCACCAGATGCGGCATTAGCATCTGTTGCATCAGCAATTATTTTAGTATTAGGCGGACAAGGCGTTAAAGGTGTTCCATCAGCAATTGCGATTGCTGTACCACTTGCAGTAGCAGGTCTTTTCTTAACAATGATCGTTCGTACACTTGCTGTACCGATCGTGCACATGATGGATGCGGCAGCTGAAAAAGGCGATATTAGAAAAATCGAAATGTTACACATTTTAGCAGTATGTATGCAAGGGATCCGTATTGCGATTCCAGCAGCAGCTCTTTTATTCATTCCAGCAGAAACGGTTCAATCAGCATTGGAATCAATGCCAGCATGGTTAACTGAAGGTATGGCAATCGGTGGTGGTATGGTCGTAGCTGTAGGTTACGCATTAGTAATCAACATGATGGCAACAAAAGAAGTATGGCCATTCTTTATCATTGGTTTTGTTGTAGCGGCAATTTCTCAATTAACATTGATCGCACTTGGTGCTTTAGGTGTAGCTTTAGCGTTAATCTACTTGAACCTTTCTAAAATGGGTGGTTCTTCAAATGGTAGCGGCGGTGGAAGCAATACTGGCGATCCACTAGGCGATATCTTGAACGACTATTAA
- a CDS encoding mannose/fructose/sorbose PTS transporter subunit IIA produces MVGIIIASHGEFAQGILQSGSMIFGEQEKVQAVVLMPSEGPDDLKAKLKEAIATFDEEDEVLFLVDLWGGTPFNQANSLFEEHKDKWAIVSGLNLPMLIEAYASRFSMNSAQEIATHILETAKEGVRIKPEELEPADAPKAVVEDAQPKGALPEGTVVGEGKIKYVLARVDSRLLHGQVATAWTKSVLPNRIIVVSDAVSKDDLRKKLIEQAAPPGVKANVIPISKMIEISKDPRFGNTKALLLFENPEDVVKVVEAGVDIKEVNVGSMAHSVGKVVVSKVLSMGPEDVEAFEKLEDLGVKFDVRKVPNDSSANMDEILKKAKHELAQAHSK; encoded by the coding sequence ATGGTAGGAATTATTATTGCTAGCCATGGGGAATTTGCTCAAGGCATTTTACAATCCGGTTCCATGATTTTTGGTGAACAGGAAAAAGTACAAGCAGTTGTATTGATGCCTAGTGAAGGCCCAGACGATTTAAAAGCAAAGTTGAAAGAGGCAATTGCAACTTTTGATGAAGAGGACGAAGTATTATTTTTAGTCGATTTATGGGGAGGAACACCGTTTAACCAAGCAAATAGTCTTTTTGAAGAACATAAAGACAAATGGGCGATCGTTAGTGGATTGAACTTACCAATGTTAATTGAAGCTTATGCGTCACGCTTCTCAATGAACTCTGCTCAAGAAATCGCAACACACATTCTTGAAACAGCTAAAGAAGGCGTAAGAATCAAACCAGAAGAGCTAGAACCTGCGGACGCACCGAAAGCTGTTGTGGAAGATGCACAACCTAAAGGAGCATTACCAGAAGGAACAGTTGTCGGCGAAGGCAAAATCAAATACGTTTTAGCGCGTGTCGATTCTCGTTTATTACACGGTCAAGTAGCGACAGCTTGGACAAAATCGGTTTTACCAAATCGAATTATCGTTGTTTCAGATGCTGTTTCTAAAGATGATCTTCGTAAAAAATTGATCGAACAAGCGGCTCCTCCAGGAGTAAAAGCGAATGTTATTCCGATCAGTAAAATGATTGAAATTTCAAAAGACCCACGTTTTGGGAATACAAAAGCATTATTGCTATTTGAAAATCCAGAAGATGTGGTAAAAGTGGTTGAAGCAGGCGTAGATATCAAAGAAGTAAACGTTGGTTCTATGGCACATTCAGTCGGTAAAGTAGTCGTAAGTAAAGTGTTATCCATGGGACCAGAAGATGTTGAAGCTTTTGAGAAATTAGAAGATTTAGGTGTAAAATTTGATGTTCGTAAAGTACCAAATGATTCTAGCGCGAACATGGATGAAATTCTTAAAAAAGCAAAACATGAGTTGGCACAAGCACACTCAAAATAA